The Pseudanabaena galeata CCNP1313 genome includes a region encoding these proteins:
- a CDS encoding Uma2 family endonuclease: MVIANSSSPLTILENGDRLNRDEFERRYTASNIKKAELIEGIVHVASPLRFTPHGKPHSQIIGWLVTYQSMVEGLEVGIEPTVRLDDDNEPQPDAVLFRVDGSAKIDDDGYISGAPELIAEIAASTVSYDLHSKKRTYERNGVKEYIVWRTLDRQIDWFILENGKYSRLEPDQSGIIRSQEFLGLWLNVTAILNNDMSSVLKTLQN; the protein is encoded by the coding sequence ATGGTTATTGCCAACTCTTCATCACCACTAACCATTCTCGAAAATGGCGATCGCCTTAATCGAGACGAATTTGAGCGGCGTTATACAGCATCTAATATCAAAAAAGCAGAACTAATCGAAGGCATCGTACACGTGGCATCTCCCCTACGCTTTACCCCACATGGTAAACCCCATAGCCAAATCATTGGCTGGCTAGTTACCTATCAATCAATGGTCGAGGGGCTAGAAGTTGGTATTGAGCCAACAGTCAGGCTTGATGACGACAACGAACCTCAACCCGATGCTGTACTTTTCCGTGTTGATGGCAGTGCCAAAATAGATGATGATGGTTATATTTCAGGTGCACCCGAACTGATTGCTGAAATTGCTGCTAGTACAGTTTCTTACGATCTACACAGCAAAAAACGTACCTACGAACGTAACGGCGTAAAGGAATACATCGTCTGGCGAACATTAGATCGTCAAATCGATTGGTTCATTCTCGAAAATGGCAAATATAGTAGATTAGAACCTGATCAATCAGGAATTATCCGTAGCCAAGAGTTTTTAGGTTTGTGGCTAAATGTAACCGCAATTTTGAACAATGATATGTCATCAGTTCTCAAGACTTTGCAGAATTAA
- a CDS encoding N-acetylmuramoyl-L-alanine amidase, with protein MRRLIRIFVIGLLSFVFAIAVGAQNFVPPTQLHLTYPPLQHKTTSDRLFFIGTAPKEGKVSINGNPIERTDAGHFAPSLPLALGENKFEIKYVDATGDRRNERQINVKVLRESRITLPPKDIGFIPESLFPTVDIARQPNERICFDAIATPNATALVRIGDREIPLLPRRRNIQLPPNSSVLTGNNEATSESPSGYFRGCTTFETASKLGQPEYEMRIKDQSGDRVVKQKAKGKVEILSSQNIQVAEVTAIAADARTGASTDFSRLTPLPQGVKDVVTGLQGDWLRLGYGGWVRKSMTKIQPAETPPPSIVRSINTKRVVNQANQADYPNNVWTEVTIPLEVPVPIAIKQGDRLFTLTLYNVTAQTDTISIDPESIINKLEWVQTDPNKVTYTISLKPKQQWGYKVRYQGTNLILSLKHPPILSSNTSDNSQPLQGVKILIDAGHGSDQDLGARGPTGYPEKDVNLITSKLFQTELQNRGAKVSMTRNDDSDILLEPRVAQIDREEPTLAISIHYNALPDHGDAINTSGIGTFWYNPQAQDFAKFINTYLSKNLNRRDYGVFWNNLALVRPTTAPSVLLELGFMINPVEFEWIIDPQQQMLLAKTLADGVTEWILNAAK; from the coding sequence ATGCGGCGACTGATTAGAATATTTGTGATTGGACTGTTGAGCTTTGTCTTTGCGATCGCAGTAGGCGCTCAAAACTTTGTCCCCCCCACACAACTACATCTCACCTATCCACCGCTACAACATAAAACCACCAGCGATCGCCTGTTTTTTATTGGTACGGCTCCCAAAGAAGGCAAGGTCAGTATTAATGGCAATCCCATCGAACGTACTGATGCTGGACATTTCGCTCCAAGTTTGCCGCTTGCCCTTGGAGAAAACAAGTTTGAGATCAAGTATGTCGATGCAACAGGCGATCGCCGTAATGAACGCCAGATCAATGTCAAAGTCTTACGGGAGTCTCGCATCACCTTACCTCCTAAAGATATTGGTTTTATCCCAGAATCTCTATTCCCCACTGTCGATATTGCGCGACAACCCAATGAAAGAATCTGCTTCGATGCGATCGCCACACCCAACGCCACGGCTCTAGTCAGAATAGGCGATCGCGAAATCCCCTTGTTACCTCGTCGTCGCAATATCCAATTACCACCAAATTCTTCAGTATTGACAGGCAATAACGAAGCCACTAGCGAATCACCTTCAGGATATTTTCGTGGCTGCACTACCTTTGAAACCGCCAGTAAACTAGGTCAACCTGAGTATGAAATGCGGATCAAGGATCAATCTGGCGATCGCGTGGTCAAGCAAAAAGCCAAAGGTAAAGTGGAGATTCTCTCTTCTCAAAATATCCAAGTTGCCGAAGTAACCGCGATCGCTGCGGATGCTAGAACTGGTGCAAGTACTGATTTCTCACGACTCACGCCTTTACCTCAAGGAGTCAAAGACGTAGTTACAGGGCTTCAAGGCGATTGGCTCAGACTTGGCTATGGCGGCTGGGTACGCAAGAGCATGACGAAGATCCAACCAGCCGAGACTCCACCACCCTCAATTGTGCGAAGTATTAATACTAAGCGAGTTGTCAATCAAGCCAATCAAGCTGACTATCCTAATAATGTATGGACAGAGGTGACCATTCCCCTAGAAGTACCAGTACCAATCGCCATTAAACAGGGCGATCGTCTATTTACGCTGACACTATATAATGTGACTGCTCAAACAGATACGATTTCAATCGATCCAGAATCGATTATTAATAAGCTGGAATGGGTACAAACTGACCCAAATAAGGTGACCTATACAATTAGTCTCAAACCCAAGCAGCAATGGGGATATAAAGTTCGCTATCAAGGGACAAACTTAATCTTATCCCTCAAGCATCCACCGATTCTTTCGTCTAATACATCAGATAATTCTCAACCACTTCAAGGCGTAAAAATTCTCATTGATGCAGGCCATGGCAGCGACCAAGACCTAGGAGCGCGAGGTCCCACAGGATACCCCGAAAAAGATGTCAACCTGATCACATCAAAACTGTTCCAAACTGAATTGCAAAATCGTGGGGCAAAGGTGAGCATGACCCGCAATGATGATTCCGATATCCTATTGGAACCAAGGGTTGCCCAAATTGATCGTGAAGAACCAACACTAGCGATTAGCATTCATTACAATGCTCTGCCCGATCATGGCGATGCAATTAATACGTCAGGGATAGGAACCTTTTGGTACAATCCCCAAGCGCAAGATTTTGCCAAGTTTATTAATACCTACCTTTCTAAAAATCTAAATCGTCGTGATTATGGCGTTTTTTGGAATAATCTTGCCCTAGTCCGTCCCACAACTGCTCCATCCGTACTTTTGGAATTAGGTTTTATGATTAATCCTGTTGAATTTGAATGGATTATCGATCCACAACAGCAAATGCTACTTGCTAAGACCCTCGCTGACGGCGTTACCGAATGGATTTTGAATGCTGCTAAGTGA
- a CDS encoding heavy metal translocating P-type ATPase: MAKITMKLRGMHCASCASSIESMTRSLAGVASSNVNFAIEQIAIDYNPQKTSPDAIQKAITNLGYEAFVPDLSTNGEDADKEARLTELQDLTRKVGLGGVISTILVIGSLPMMTGLNIPFIPAWLHNFWLQLVLALPVQIWCGNSFYIGAWKAFKNHTATMDTLIALGTMAAFCYSLTVTLNPSFFIAQGLQPEVYYEVSVVVITLILLGKLFENRAKGETSDAIRKLMGLQPKTARILRDGQEFDIPIADVLIGDVVLVRPGEKIPVDGEAIAGNSTVDESMITGESIPVEKKSGDRVIGATMNRTGSLQIRASHVGKDTVLAQIVQLVQQAQGSKAPIQRLADQVTGWFVPVVISIAIATFLIWFNVMGNLTLATISAVGVLIIACPCALGLAAPTSIMVGTGKGAENGILIKDAGSLELAHKIQTIVLDKTGTVTEGKPTVTDFFALTPSHSPTEERGERELLQLVAAIERNSEHPLAEAVVEYAKQQGLDLPNVIEFEAISGSGVQGKVGNTLVQVGTRRWMDELKIDTSALHQYQDAWEVGGKTVVLIAVDSVARGLIGIADQVKASSHAAVDALQRMKIEVVMLTGDNLPTAEAIAREVGIKRVFAQVRPDQKAAKIKELQSEGKIVAMVGDGINDAPALAQANVGIAIGTGTDVAIAASDITLISGDLQGIVTAIQLSRATIRNIQQNLFFAFIYNVAGIPIAAGILFPFFGWLLNPIIAGGAMAFSSVSVVTNALRLRGFRPNVTN; this comes from the coding sequence ATGGCAAAGATAACAATGAAGCTCCGAGGAATGCACTGTGCCTCTTGCGCCAGTAGCATCGAATCAATGACCCGATCACTGGCTGGTGTGGCTAGCAGTAATGTCAACTTTGCGATCGAGCAAATAGCGATCGATTACAATCCTCAAAAAACTAGTCCTGATGCGATTCAAAAAGCGATCACTAACCTTGGTTATGAAGCATTTGTGCCAGATTTATCGACAAATGGCGAAGATGCAGATAAAGAAGCACGGTTAACTGAATTACAGGACTTAACTCGCAAAGTTGGATTAGGTGGTGTGATTAGCACAATTTTAGTAATCGGTTCGCTACCGATGATGACAGGATTGAATATTCCCTTTATTCCTGCTTGGCTACATAATTTTTGGTTACAGCTTGTTCTTGCTCTACCTGTGCAGATTTGGTGTGGAAATTCTTTTTATATCGGTGCGTGGAAAGCCTTTAAGAATCACACCGCCACGATGGATACATTGATTGCATTAGGTACAATGGCGGCTTTTTGCTATTCCCTCACCGTTACCTTAAATCCTAGCTTCTTCATCGCTCAAGGTTTACAGCCTGAGGTTTACTACGAGGTTTCTGTAGTGGTAATTACGCTGATTTTACTGGGTAAACTGTTTGAGAATCGCGCCAAGGGAGAAACCTCCGACGCAATTCGGAAGTTAATGGGATTGCAACCAAAAACGGCGCGAATCCTCCGTGATGGTCAAGAATTTGATATTCCCATTGCAGATGTGCTGATTGGTGATGTCGTACTTGTGCGTCCAGGGGAGAAAATTCCTGTCGATGGCGAAGCGATCGCAGGTAACTCCACTGTCGATGAATCCATGATTACAGGCGAAAGTATTCCCGTTGAGAAGAAAAGTGGCGATCGCGTGATCGGTGCGACCATGAATAGAACTGGAAGCTTACAGATTCGAGCTAGTCATGTGGGCAAAGATACCGTACTAGCACAGATCGTGCAGCTTGTGCAGCAGGCTCAAGGCTCGAAAGCGCCGATTCAGAGATTGGCGGATCAAGTGACAGGTTGGTTTGTACCTGTGGTTATTTCCATCGCGATCGCGACATTTTTGATCTGGTTCAACGTTATGGGCAACTTGACACTGGCGACTATTTCCGCCGTTGGTGTGCTGATTATTGCCTGTCCTTGTGCATTGGGCTTAGCGGCTCCTACTTCGATTATGGTGGGAACTGGCAAAGGCGCAGAAAATGGCATCTTGATTAAAGATGCTGGCAGTTTGGAACTAGCCCATAAAATTCAAACCATTGTTTTAGATAAAACAGGAACCGTTACGGAAGGTAAACCCACTGTAACGGACTTTTTTGCCCTCACCCCCAGCCACTCTCCCACAGAGGAGAGGGGAGAAAGAGAATTATTGCAACTGGTGGCAGCGATCGAGCGTAATTCAGAGCATCCTTTAGCGGAGGCAGTTGTAGAATATGCCAAACAGCAAGGGCTGGATCTACCTAATGTGATTGAGTTTGAGGCGATTTCTGGTAGCGGAGTCCAAGGCAAAGTTGGTAATACGTTGGTGCAAGTTGGAACAAGACGCTGGATGGATGAACTCAAAATTGATACGAGTGCATTGCACCAATATCAAGATGCTTGGGAAGTGGGCGGTAAAACAGTGGTGTTGATTGCGGTTGATAGCGTAGCCAGAGGATTAATTGGAATAGCCGATCAAGTTAAGGCTTCTTCCCATGCGGCGGTTGATGCTTTACAACGAATGAAAATCGAAGTTGTGATGCTCACAGGTGATAATTTGCCAACGGCTGAAGCGATCGCCCGTGAAGTTGGCATTAAGAGAGTCTTTGCTCAAGTGCGTCCCGATCAAAAGGCGGCAAAAATCAAGGAGTTGCAATCCGAAGGCAAGATCGTCGCGATGGTCGGCGATGGCATCAATGACGCTCCTGCCTTGGCTCAAGCAAATGTCGGTATTGCGATCGGTACGGGTACGGATGTGGCGATCGCCGCCAGCGATATTACCCTGATCTCAGGCGATCTCCAAGGGATTGTCACCGCCATCCAACTCAGCCGCGCCACGATTCGCAATATCCAACAAAATCTCTTCTTTGCTTTTATCTATAACGTTGCAGGTATTCCCATCGCCGCAGGGATTCTTTTCCCCTTCTTTGGGTGGCTACTCAATCCAATTATTGCAGGTGGCGCGATGGCATTTAGTTCTGTCTCTGTGGTCACTAATGCTTTGCGGCTACGCGGATTCCGTCCCAATGTTACTAACTAG
- a CDS encoding heavy metal-responsive transcriptional regulator, with translation MVDTLSQTQNKDQLLLQIGQVAVQSQVPIKTIRYYEELGLLKSSERTEGGFRLFAPNTIARIAFIKRLQKLGLSLQEIAEILKVHDRGLAPCAEIKQQLEHQILEIDRRVTELMTLRGEISALLDDWTPTAKSATEEICPILQQQ, from the coding sequence ATGGTGGATACATTATCTCAAACCCAAAACAAAGATCAGCTATTACTTCAAATAGGTCAAGTCGCAGTCCAGAGTCAAGTTCCGATTAAAACGATTCGCTATTATGAAGAACTCGGCTTATTAAAATCTTCAGAACGTACTGAAGGAGGATTTCGTTTATTCGCTCCTAATACGATCGCCCGAATAGCTTTTATCAAACGGTTACAGAAACTGGGATTGAGCCTACAAGAGATTGCAGAGATTTTGAAAGTTCATGATCGTGGTTTGGCTCCTTGCGCTGAGATTAAGCAACAACTGGAGCATCAGATCCTAGAGATTGATCGGCGAGTTACCGAATTGATGACTTTGCGTGGTGAGATTAGCGCATTGCTCGATGACTGGACTCCCACGGCAAAGTCTGCCACAGAAGAGATTTGTCCAATTTTACAGCAGCAATGA
- the cysS gene encoding cysteine--tRNA ligase, with product MTLRLYNTLTRRKEDFIPLETGIVKMYVCGVTVYNYCHLGHARAYVVWDMIRRYLATKYQIKYVQNITDIDDKILKKAQENDTTMQAIAEQYIAAYDEDMAKLNIAQADDYPRATETIPEIVDLIQQLIDRNYAYASGGDVYYAVQKFPCYGKLSGRKLEDMQAGASGRVDEQEPYKRYPFDFALWKSAKPNEPFWSSPWGNGRPGWHIECSAMVRSRLGETIDIHAGGTDLQFPHHENEIAQSEAAYAKPLANYWMHNGFVNIDGEKMSKSLNNFTTIRDLVTHFHPMAIRLFILQAQYRQPIDFTEEAINAATKGWETIRDGMLFAADFGAKLGWENIEIPTRSDVGEAIACFEEAMDDDFNTSVAMSHVFELAKKLRSERNSLSHAGKTAASSEVLFQDWQALSYMTSILGFVANISDRQVTVENISDPEIESLIQQRIEAKKAKNYQEGDRIRDELKALGITLVDQKDGTTRWLRA from the coding sequence ATGACCCTTCGCCTCTACAACACACTTACTCGTCGCAAAGAAGACTTTATTCCCCTCGAAACGGGGATTGTGAAAATGTATGTTTGTGGTGTAACTGTCTATAACTACTGCCACTTAGGTCATGCTAGAGCCTATGTAGTTTGGGACATGATTCGGCGCTATTTGGCGACAAAATATCAAATTAAATATGTTCAGAATATTACGGACATTGACGACAAGATCTTAAAAAAGGCGCAAGAAAATGACACAACCATGCAGGCGATCGCAGAGCAATATATCGCTGCCTACGATGAAGACATGGCAAAGCTGAATATTGCCCAAGCCGATGATTATCCTCGCGCTACAGAGACAATCCCCGAAATTGTTGATTTGATCCAGCAGTTAATCGATCGCAACTATGCCTATGCCTCTGGTGGCGATGTCTATTATGCAGTGCAGAAGTTTCCTTGCTATGGCAAGTTGTCGGGACGCAAACTCGAAGATATGCAAGCAGGGGCAAGTGGTCGCGTAGATGAACAGGAACCCTATAAGCGTTATCCCTTTGACTTTGCCTTATGGAAATCCGCTAAGCCCAATGAGCCTTTTTGGTCATCACCTTGGGGAAATGGAAGACCTGGTTGGCATATCGAATGCTCAGCGATGGTGCGATCGCGGTTAGGTGAAACGATCGATATTCATGCAGGTGGCACGGATTTACAGTTTCCCCACCATGAGAATGAAATCGCGCAGTCCGAAGCGGCTTATGCAAAGCCACTTGCCAACTATTGGATGCATAACGGATTTGTGAATATTGATGGCGAGAAGATGTCGAAATCGCTAAATAATTTCACAACTATTCGGGATCTGGTTACTCATTTCCACCCAATGGCAATCCGTTTATTTATCTTGCAAGCGCAATATCGGCAACCGATTGACTTTACCGAAGAAGCGATTAATGCGGCAACGAAGGGCTGGGAAACGATTCGCGATGGAATGCTGTTTGCAGCAGATTTTGGCGCAAAGTTAGGTTGGGAAAATATAGAAATTCCTACTCGAAGCGATGTAGGAGAAGCGATCGCCTGTTTTGAAGAAGCGATGGATGATGATTTTAATACTTCTGTGGCGATGTCCCATGTGTTTGAACTAGCTAAGAAATTACGCTCAGAGCGCAACTCGCTATCCCATGCAGGTAAAACTGCTGCGAGTTCTGAGGTTCTATTTCAAGATTGGCAAGCCCTTAGCTATATGACCAGCATTTTGGGTTTTGTTGCGAATATTAGCGATCGCCAAGTCACGGTGGAAAACATTAGTGATCCAGAAATAGAATCGCTAATTCAACAAAGGATTGAGGCTAAGAAGGCAAAAAATTATCAAGAAGGTGATCGCATTCGAGATGAGTTAAAAGCTTTAGGCATTACCCTCGTTGATCAAAAAGATGGTACAACCCGATGGCTCAGGGCGTAA
- the radA gene encoding DNA repair protein RadA, producing MAKAKSRYVCNNCGEDFPQMYGKCPACSSWGTLQEELIPVMSTNTNAIATFSHLGTAKSTGKAKPRESLTLSQITDNDQARSPSGYEELDRVLGGGIVAGSLVLIGGEPGIGKSTLLLGMAQKLMSRYPTLYVCAEESAQQVKLRSQRLGILEENSDDLYLLAETDLETVLRELQSLRPTVAVIDSIQALYFSNLNAAPGSVSQVRECTAALMRVAKRENISLFIVGHVTKEGSIAGPKVLEHMVDTVLYFEGDRFATHRLLRSVKNRFGATQEIGVFEMIDRGLREVSNPSELFLGNRDESVPGTATIVACEGTRPIVVELQALVSPTSYSSPRRTTTGIETNRFLQILAVLEKRIGIPLSKLDAYVAAAGGLNVAEPAVDLGVAIAVAASFRDRTVDPRTVMIGEVGLGGQVRPVSQLDLRLKEAAKLGFKRAIIPSMQVMQDYGMEVIPVSKVLDAIVAALPRTKFEVAKPIDE from the coding sequence ATGGCAAAAGCAAAAAGTCGATATGTATGTAATAACTGCGGTGAAGACTTCCCGCAGATGTATGGGAAATGTCCCGCTTGCTCCAGTTGGGGAACCTTGCAAGAGGAACTGATACCTGTCATGTCTACAAATACCAATGCGATCGCCACATTCTCGCATCTTGGTACAGCCAAATCCACGGGCAAGGCAAAACCTAGAGAATCCTTAACTCTCTCGCAAATTACCGACAATGACCAAGCCCGATCTCCTTCTGGGTATGAAGAACTCGATCGCGTATTGGGTGGTGGCATTGTCGCAGGTTCCCTTGTGCTGATTGGTGGAGAACCGGGGATTGGCAAAAGTACGCTCTTATTGGGTATGGCGCAAAAATTGATGAGCCGCTATCCCACGCTCTATGTCTGTGCCGAGGAGTCAGCGCAACAGGTAAAACTGCGATCGCAAAGGTTGGGGATCTTAGAAGAGAATTCTGATGATCTCTATTTGTTAGCGGAAACGGATTTAGAAACTGTCTTAAGAGAATTACAATCTCTTCGACCCACGGTTGCGGTAATTGATAGTATTCAAGCGCTCTACTTCTCCAACTTAAATGCTGCCCCCGGTTCCGTTTCGCAAGTACGGGAATGCACGGCGGCGTTGATGCGAGTGGCTAAACGTGAGAATATCTCACTATTTATCGTTGGTCATGTGACTAAGGAAGGCTCGATCGCGGGGCCCAAAGTGTTAGAACATATGGTGGATACAGTTCTCTATTTTGAAGGCGATCGCTTTGCTACTCATAGATTATTGCGATCGGTCAAAAATAGATTTGGAGCAACGCAGGAAATCGGTGTTTTTGAAATGATTGATCGCGGCTTGCGTGAGGTTTCCAATCCTTCGGAATTATTTCTCGGTAATCGTGATGAATCTGTCCCCGGAACTGCCACAATTGTTGCCTGTGAGGGAACACGCCCGATTGTGGTGGAATTGCAAGCCCTTGTCAGTCCTACCAGTTATTCTTCTCCACGTCGCACGACAACGGGTATTGAAACCAATCGCTTTCTGCAAATTCTCGCAGTTCTCGAAAAAAGAATTGGGATTCCTTTATCAAAACTTGATGCTTATGTGGCGGCTGCGGGTGGATTGAATGTGGCGGAACCTGCGGTGGATTTGGGAGTAGCGATCGCTGTTGCTGCAAGTTTTCGCGATCGCACGGTAGATCCGCGCACAGTGATGATTGGTGAAGTGGGACTTGGTGGGCAGGTGCGCCCCGTATCGCAATTAGATTTACGTCTAAAGGAAGCGGCGAAGTTAGGATTTAAACGAGCCATTATTCCGAGTATGCAGGTGATGCAGGACTATGGAATGGAAGTTATTCCTGTGAGTAAAGTGCTCGATGCGATCGTGGCAGCTTTGCCACGCACTAAGTTTGAAGTTGCTAAACCTATCGATGAATAA
- a CDS encoding AEC family transporter — MLLSDPNQFWSIFHFGELINAYIPLMLWTGVGLVASRFAPINTSKFMGVTLYWVGVPLQLFVLARHTQFSDTPYIPYVAIAALILSWLLALVGWQFAKQEDSDRSSLGSFILATMLGNTGFVGLTLTTSLASSTYADWAVLYSIASNVAGNYGIAVFIASYFGKSDVKPPWWKLLLDVATVPSLWAFAIGWYTRPIGLPEVIESGLDMGIWVTIAFALSLVGLRLGKIEKWDSLKPAAIAAFLRVGIVPLAIGLGATMFGLRHDPRLILTLMSGTPTGLSVLILAEVYNLDRDLLISTIAFSFIGLIFMLPIWIVFFG; from the coding sequence ATGCTGCTAAGTGATCCCAACCAATTTTGGTCTATCTTCCATTTTGGCGAACTGATCAATGCTTATATCCCATTGATGCTATGGACGGGCGTTGGTTTGGTAGCATCTAGATTTGCGCCAATCAATACTTCCAAATTCATGGGTGTCACCCTTTATTGGGTAGGAGTACCACTGCAATTATTTGTCCTTGCCAGACACACGCAATTTTCTGATACTCCCTATATTCCCTATGTGGCGATCGCGGCGCTGATTCTCAGTTGGCTATTGGCTCTAGTCGGTTGGCAGTTTGCAAAACAGGAAGATAGCGATCGCTCTAGTTTGGGTAGCTTTATTTTGGCGACGATGCTAGGCAATACAGGATTTGTGGGCTTGACTCTGACAACTTCTCTAGCAAGTTCTACCTATGCGGATTGGGCAGTTTTATATAGTATCGCCAGTAATGTCGCTGGTAACTATGGAATTGCGGTTTTTATTGCTAGCTATTTTGGCAAAAGCGATGTGAAGCCGCCTTGGTGGAAGTTATTGCTGGATGTGGCGACTGTGCCGAGTCTCTGGGCTTTTGCGATTGGTTGGTATACGCGCCCCATAGGTTTACCTGAGGTGATCGAGTCAGGGCTAGATATGGGGATATGGGTGACGATCGCCTTTGCTTTGTCTCTAGTGGGATTGCGATTAGGCAAAATCGAGAAGTGGGACAGTCTGAAACCTGCGGCGATCGCTGCTTTTTTGCGTGTGGGAATTGTACCTTTAGCGATCGGTTTGGGAGCGACAATGTTTGGACTGCGCCATGATCCGCGACTAATTCTTACTTTAATGTCGGGTACGCCCACGGGTTTATCGGTGCTAATTCTTGCAGAAGTTTACAATCTTGATCGTGATTTACTAATTAGCACGATCGCCTTTTCTTTCATCGGACTAATCTTTATGCTGCCGATCTGGATCGTATTTTTTGGCTAA
- a CDS encoding cupredoxin domain-containing protein — translation MLKLKLINLMLSLSFMGAIASSASAAEMSGMAKDHTTRSPQFQRIEQPLALKIGLTVGGLTLISTQLWWFLFSKPKSQQAKTSNGVQEISITVDGGYSPSLVNVKRGLPVRLKFIRRDPSSCLEKVLFPEFHIAQDLVLNATTPIEFTPQTVGSYQFSCGMNMFHGAINVEE, via the coding sequence ATGCTAAAACTTAAATTGATCAACCTCATGCTTAGCCTCTCTTTTATGGGAGCGATCGCCTCAAGTGCATCGGCAGCAGAAATGAGTGGAATGGCTAAGGACCATACTACGCGATCGCCTCAATTTCAAAGAATTGAACAACCTCTTGCGCTTAAAATCGGCTTAACTGTAGGTGGTCTAACCCTAATCAGCACTCAGCTATGGTGGTTTCTTTTCAGTAAGCCAAAGTCTCAACAAGCAAAAACAAGTAATGGTGTACAAGAAATCAGCATCACTGTAGATGGTGGTTATAGTCCTTCGCTAGTAAACGTGAAACGTGGACTACCTGTGCGCTTAAAGTTTATACGTCGCGATCCTAGTAGCTGTTTGGAAAAGGTTCTATTTCCTGAGTTCCACATCGCTCAAGATTTGGTGCTAAATGCAACCACCCCAATCGAGTTTACGCCGCAAACCGTAGGAAGTTATCAATTTTCCTGTGGGATGAATATGTTTCACGGAGCCATCAATGTAGAAGAGTAA
- a CDS encoding DUF305 domain-containing protein → MNSKDSQDSARESQNSPKKYKALLLGVASILVGSTAVAIASTNIVQAEQTPQASTSTKPSSITQRPMMPQQGMMMHGMMMAGEQADRHFIEMMIPHHEGAIQMADLALKLSKRPEIRKLAESIKNDQTREIGQMKSWYKQWYVTDVPTAMNHRSMMGMKKPMVTKRPMGMQNMMAVDLKTLETAPDFDKAFIAEMIPHHKMALMMSSMIVDSDRAEMRSLSNAIVQSQSQEIEQMRQWYQTWYK, encoded by the coding sequence ATGAACTCTAAAGATTCTCAAGACTCTGCCAGAGAAAGTCAGAATAGTCCCAAAAAATACAAAGCATTACTCTTGGGTGTAGCGAGTATTCTCGTCGGTAGCACAGCCGTAGCGATCGCATCTACCAACATCGTTCAAGCAGAGCAAACACCACAAGCCTCTACAAGTACAAAGCCAAGTTCAATTACTCAAAGACCAATGATGCCTCAACAAGGCATGATGATGCATGGCATGATGATGGCAGGTGAGCAAGCTGATCGCCATTTTATCGAAATGATGATTCCACACCATGAAGGGGCAATCCAAATGGCAGATCTAGCCCTCAAACTCTCTAAACGTCCTGAGATTAGAAAGCTTGCCGAGTCAATCAAGAACGATCAAACCCGTGAAATCGGGCAAATGAAGTCTTGGTATAAGCAATGGTATGTTACAGATGTTCCGACTGCCATGAATCATCGCAGCATGATGGGAATGAAAAAGCCAATGGTAACGAAAAGACCGATGGGAATGCAGAACATGATGGCAGTTGATCTGAAAACCCTCGAAACTGCTCCTGATTTTGATAAAGCCTTTATTGCTGAGATGATTCCCCATCACAAAATGGCGTTGATGATGTCTAGCATGATCGTTGACAGCGATCGCGCTGAAATGAGATCTCTCTCTAATGCGATCGTTCAATCTCAAAGTCAAGAAATCGAACAGATGCGTCAGTGGTATCAAACTTGGTATAAATAG